A genomic region of Bosea sp. 124 contains the following coding sequences:
- a CDS encoding TRAP transporter small permease → MLTRFFDQLDRWLIAVAAIILIGLGTLMNLEVGARTLLSRSTQVSDEFSGYGLCAITMLCLVPAMRRERFLRVDGIVERLSLPLQRAAETFGALIGLAVSAVLCWATGKLAWTSFQFDSRSIEMSQTPLAWPQALMPLGFALLALAFAETAWRKLRGTAASRAEERS, encoded by the coding sequence ATGCTGACCCGGTTTTTCGACCAGCTTGACCGCTGGCTCATCGCCGTGGCCGCGATCATTCTGATCGGGCTCGGCACCCTGATGAATCTCGAAGTCGGGGCGCGCACGCTGCTGTCGCGCTCGACCCAGGTATCCGACGAATTCTCCGGATACGGGCTTTGCGCGATCACCATGCTCTGCCTGGTTCCCGCGATGCGGCGCGAGCGCTTCCTGCGCGTCGACGGCATCGTCGAACGGTTGAGTCTGCCGCTCCAGCGCGCCGCCGAAACCTTTGGTGCGCTGATCGGGCTCGCGGTCAGCGCGGTGCTGTGCTGGGCGACCGGGAAACTGGCCTGGACGAGCTTTCAGTTCGACTCGCGCTCGATCGAGATGTCGCAAACGCCGCTCGCCTGGCCCCAGGCCTTGATGCCGCTCGGCTTCGCGCTGCTGGCGCTGGCCTTCGCCGAAACCGCCTGGCGCAAGTTGCGCGGCACAGCGGCCAGCCGCGCCGAGGAGCGGTCATGA
- a CDS encoding TRAP transporter large permease has product MNWTDLLLIYLALLGGCLVGGASIGAAMGFVGIVGVSLASGTMLWPSFGDIIWNTATNFTLVSIPLFILMGELILQGGIATRFYTGIAPLFRRIPGGLAQTNIFGCAIFSAIAGSSVATALTVGTVAVGEMRARGYDDRLTLGTLTAGGCLGILIPPSIPLIVYGSITQASIVDLFMAGVVPGILLALIFSVYVAIRVTLSPQLMPSREVVAAEVAGQPIRDVLPVVLLISAVIGGMYFGIVTPTEASAFGCLIALVMSLLYRELSAARFRKAVVNALLTSAVVMFITLNAQLLNFAIVSSGVGRGLAGWLAALDVPAFAFFCILLLIYLVVGMFIDGLSIVLLTVPLLYPALPALGYDIVWFGIILVVFIELGALTPPMGLNLFAVQSIVPDRKLSDVAWASLPYCFLIIGFAFLLYFFPGIALWLPQTLK; this is encoded by the coding sequence ATGAACTGGACTGATCTGCTGCTGATCTACCTGGCTCTGCTCGGGGGCTGCCTCGTCGGCGGCGCCAGCATCGGCGCGGCAATGGGCTTCGTCGGCATCGTCGGCGTCTCGCTGGCGTCAGGCACCATGCTCTGGCCGAGCTTCGGCGACATCATCTGGAACACTGCGACGAATTTCACGCTGGTCTCGATCCCGCTCTTCATTCTGATGGGCGAACTCATCCTTCAGGGCGGCATCGCGACGCGCTTCTACACCGGCATCGCGCCGCTGTTTCGGCGCATTCCAGGCGGGCTTGCCCAGACCAACATCTTCGGCTGCGCGATTTTCTCGGCGATCGCCGGCTCGTCGGTGGCGACGGCGCTGACAGTCGGCACGGTGGCCGTCGGCGAAATGCGCGCGCGCGGCTACGATGATCGGCTCACGCTCGGCACTCTGACGGCCGGCGGCTGCCTCGGCATCCTGATCCCGCCCAGCATTCCGCTGATCGTCTACGGCTCGATCACACAGGCCTCGATCGTCGACCTGTTCATGGCCGGCGTCGTACCCGGCATCCTGCTGGCACTGATCTTCTCGGTCTATGTCGCGATCCGCGTGACCCTGTCGCCGCAACTGATGCCGAGCCGGGAAGTCGTGGCGGCCGAGGTGGCGGGCCAGCCGATCCGCGATGTGCTGCCGGTGGTGCTGCTGATCTCGGCCGTCATCGGGGGCATGTATTTCGGCATCGTCACTCCGACCGAGGCCTCGGCTTTCGGCTGCCTAATCGCGCTCGTCATGTCGCTGCTCTATCGCGAACTCAGCGCGGCCCGCTTCCGCAAGGCCGTGGTCAACGCGCTCCTGACCAGTGCCGTCGTGATGTTCATCACGCTCAACGCGCAACTGCTCAATTTCGCCATCGTATCGTCCGGCGTGGGGCGCGGTCTCGCCGGCTGGCTGGCTGCGCTGGACGTCCCGGCCTTCGCATTCTTCTGCATTCTGCTGCTGATCTATCTCGTGGTCGGCATGTTCATCGACGGCCTCTCCATCGTGCTGCTGACGGTGCCGCTGCTCTACCCGGCGCTGCCCGCGCTCGGATACGATATCGTCTGGTTCGGCATCATTCTGGTTGTGTTCATCGAACTCGGCGCCCTGACGCCACCGATGGGGCTGAATCTGTTTGCGGTGCAGTCGATCGTGCCGGACCGCAAGCTCTCGGATGTGGCCTGGGCGTCGTTGCCCTATTGCTTCCTGATCATCGGTTTCGCCTTCCTGCTCTATTTCTTTCCCGGCATAGCCTTGTGGCTGCCGCAGACGCTGAAGTGA
- the dctP gene encoding TRAP transporter substrate-binding protein DctP, whose product MRLITLTALAALATSMTAARAADVEWKFYTYFAANDKPTLLHKAFAEDIGKASGGRFKINVFASGELPYKAADVLRVVAQNQVEMGDVAFGFVAGDVPALNALSMPFSCTSMDKFYDKVAPAIAPAIDDELGKRFKVHSAMQWVMPPQQLWLTKPVETLDAFKNLKARSWNREQSEMMRLLGGSGVSITPAEVIPALQRKVVDGAFTAAVPALDWKFNEVTPYALMLNLTLAHQIVAVNQAALDKLPADLKQLLQAKSQEWAGRYRTELIQADKDARKTLAEKGVKLREVTAAENTQLQQTVKPIWQEWTDKNGAPAKAMLDVAVAACN is encoded by the coding sequence ATGCGTCTCATCACTTTGACTGCGCTCGCAGCGCTTGCCACCTCCATGACCGCCGCCCGGGCTGCGGATGTGGAGTGGAAATTCTACACCTACTTCGCCGCCAACGATAAGCCGACCCTGCTGCACAAGGCCTTCGCCGAGGATATCGGCAAGGCCAGCGGCGGACGCTTCAAGATCAACGTCTTCGCCTCCGGCGAACTGCCCTACAAGGCGGCCGACGTGCTCCGCGTCGTCGCGCAGAACCAGGTCGAGATGGGCGATGTCGCCTTTGGCTTCGTCGCTGGCGACGTGCCTGCGCTGAATGCCCTGTCGATGCCGTTCTCCTGCACCTCGATGGACAAGTTCTACGACAAGGTCGCTCCTGCCATCGCGCCTGCGATCGACGATGAACTCGGCAAGCGCTTCAAGGTCCACAGCGCCATGCAATGGGTAATGCCGCCGCAGCAGCTCTGGCTGACCAAGCCGGTGGAAACGCTCGACGCCTTCAAGAACCTGAAGGCCCGTTCCTGGAATCGCGAGCAGAGTGAGATGATGCGGCTGCTTGGCGGCTCCGGCGTGTCGATCACGCCTGCCGAAGTGATTCCGGCCCTGCAGCGCAAGGTCGTCGACGGTGCCTTCACGGCGGCCGTGCCAGCGCTCGACTGGAAGTTCAACGAGGTCACGCCCTATGCGCTGATGCTGAACCTGACGCTGGCGCACCAGATCGTGGCGGTGAACCAGGCGGCGCTCGACAAGCTGCCGGCCGATCTCAAGCAGCTCCTGCAGGCCAAGTCGCAGGAATGGGCCGGCCGCTACCGCACGGAGCTGATCCAGGCCGACAAGGATGCGCGCAAGACCCTGGCCGAGAAGGGCGTGAAGCTGCGCGAGGTCACCGCGGCGGAAAACACCCAGCTCCAGCAGACGGTCAAGCCGATCTGGCAGGAATGGACCGACAAGAACGGCGCGCCGGCCAAGGCGATGCTCGACGTCGCCGTGGCTGCCTGCAACTGA